The region aattaaatgtcaaacgtTCAAAAAGCCcaaatattatgtttacgTAAAAGATCTGCGTCGAAAAAAGAGATTAGCTAATTGGATActagaaaaaactttttaaaaacgtcaaataattattgaaagatgCACTTGAAAAAGGGGatgttttaatcttaattgatTCAAGCAGTAGAGATATGTTTTTTGTTTAACATCGATGTTTACCTCCTTGGTAACAACGGCAGCGTACTACCGAATAGCCAGAGCTTTCTATCTTGGAGCCATTTGTCCATTCGAAGGCTTCTTCACAGAAATTTCACgatacgaataaaataatattcatgctGCAACTTGATGAACAGCATTGCGACCGTCATGGATTTGATAAGTCGCGTCGTCATTGTTGACAGTCTATTGCCGAACCAGCGTTACTTTGATAGAGAAACGCACGTCTTTTTGCCTGAAACCACGTCGACCAACTGATCGATAATCCTTTGAGTCGACCCTTTTAATATCTGCCGCACTTACTTTATCTAATTTGATTGATTTGCACATGCTAGAAAACAGCATTATAAGTCGCTCGTGTCGAAtctctcaaaatatatataaataatccgtataattttatagacaaATTGCTAAACAATTATCATGCTTTCTAATATTGTTTCtgctaaaaaataacatatgtactataaattattataatataaaattattcattataaactatatttaatatctttgtactatttttatatcaattttttaggaTATACATTGGAAAACgtacaaaaaagatatattataattaatcctgAGTcattcatttacattttatttagaatattttacatatatatctagaaaatagaagagagaaaaagaaaaatatgaatcagatgtatattttattataaataaaaatttgttgtttaattttatatggaatatattgaaaaattttattctgtctGGCagttttgagatatatttcttatattattgttgTGCGTCAAGCAAATTTTTCTGGGAAGAATTATTGgatttaaggaaaaaaaaatcaaagtttttttataattgacaaaagatatctaaaataaaaaacttttttatgaaagaatgaaacaaaattatttctacaattcTCTAGATTTTTTATAGAGTAGAGAACGTAAAGTCCACTGCTTTTGAAAGCATATTTCTTTTCCTCCACATGCAAAACTCAATTCTCGagatatactttttctttaaacatttttcttgcaaGTTATTAATCATTCGCTAATCATTAGATTAGTAAATGAaatctatttgaaaaatgtttatacacTCTTTGCATTTCTTCGTATCGTGCAGGATGATTTGGATTTCTCGTCGTCTTGCGTTTCGCCCCTTACGGTGAACgtaacgaaatattttttggtaCGATCTAACTTTTCAGTCGGAAGAGCGATCACCTGTTTTTCTTCTCCATGCGTCACTTCCACCTAAaggtgaaaaaaataacgaatataACAGACAACTCACACATAGAGTcctagattataatataaggcTCTATTCACACATAAGTATGAAACTTTACAAATTATTGACAACTTGCTTCCTTtaatcacaaattaaaattaaatttctattgaacAATATacgttttgttttttctctatcttctcatataatatattttattaccgtCATGTGTCCTCTGCCGCGACTCTCTATCTTCGGAAGATGTTCCGTTCGATCTGGGCCGTCTCCACCTACTGCAATTGTAATCTACATTCACACTACAGAAACTGACTCTTTGCGggctgtacatacatatagacGGCTaagtatataagaattaaagtgATTTAACTTTCTCAGCgacatataagaaaaaaatgcatacgaatgttttctttaattttttttgtcgtatttaaaaaaatatttatatatatagtatacaaataattataaattaaaacacatatcGCAAAAGCAATGCATCATGTACttgaatgataatatattgactCACGATACGTGTACACTGGAATAGAGGTATAAGCGCTAGTCGCATGATGACAACGATGAGTTTTTTGTGTGCATTGTTTAGCTTCGGTGCAAAAATCTGGAGTAGTTGGTCTTCCTTGCAATCTTCTCAATTGTTCATACAGGAACGCTTCGAATTGTCTGATAatgattacataatattaaattatatcataattaaagaattatatttatgaatttataattatataaattattcaacgctctctatacatatgtataaacttATTTGAACCGATAGTAACCTGAAGGTTAATGGTTGATCATATTTTGCGACGCCAAGAGTGGGTCCAGACATGCCGGATCTATTAAAAGCTTCCACctgaaaaaatcattttttgcaaatcaatGCAATCTCATGAAATATAccgataataatcataatattctaataatagcGACATTAACTTTTCTTATTCGCATAAAatgattacataatatttttaatattaattttataataaccgGACCTTACCTGTCTTTTCACCAGAACATGCTCGTTTGCTCTACCATGGCGAATCTGTAATCTTTTTAGTTCCatcaattgaaaaaagatcTTTCTTTCGAGATAATAACGACGCAGACTAATTTGCACGTCCCTGGTAATGGTTTCCATATTGAGAGTTTGCTGTTTTTCCGTATTCGGACAGCATTTTGCGTTTCGCCTCCGTGGAATCCTCGATACTCTCGGGCTCGGCTCTATCCCGCTGTCTCTACCTCCGCTGTCCCGACGTTGCTTCCGCCAAAATCGTTCTCGATGACCATGATCGGAATTTTCAATTCTAACTAAACGATTGCTAGTGGTCGATTGTATCTGATAATGAAATACGCTGATTGGCATATCATCAATTCAATGTTggtacacaaaatatttttttcttaaataaaatcgaggaaatatataattatacagttTTGAAGCAAGTTTTAATCATAATAGTCAGtactttttttccaaaatgaaaaagtttagaaataattaatttaataatgttattgtatttgataatatactaCGATTAATACAGatcattagatataaattctttttttagactACCTGAGGCAAAGAGTCGATCCTGGCGGTTCTAGATGTACCTAAAGTCATGCTGAGTGTTTCTTCCTCGCTCGTACTTGGCAAAACTCGCATAACACCAATCTCATTGTCTTCTTCGTGCTCCGTGTCGCGTTCCAGTGTATCCTCTCCAAGTGCTTGTCTGATTTCCTGTTCAACCGCTTCATCCTCGTCCCATTCTGGACTATCTATCACCGCGACTATCGCACGTTGATGCGGCGAACACTCTTCCGAACTTCCAAATAGATGTTTCTTCGTTAATGTATTTGAGGAAGATCTTCCTGTCCTCGCGTTCCTTCCCGTAGATGGTCTCGAGCGTTTTGTCTTCACCAGCTTCAAGGACTTTGGAGAACTCGAGCAACTATCGTCGATAGAATGAGAATCTTTGCCCCCTTGATCTGTTAGACAAATCTTTGTTGGGAACAAATGCGCGGAAATGTTGTCGAAAATGTGATTTACAAACGAGTAATAAAAGTTACaactcgaaaaaaaattttattttttatgataaatattataatttaattagagaaTATCTCTGTTTAAAAACTTTCTATTTCTCaaagagattaatattttgaaagttgAAAGTTTAAGTTGAAACTTGCGAATATGtttctatgattttttaaatatttaagcttGTAGAAACATGTTGCATTTCAAGGTATTTAGTATTTTTGACTTACTTGTTTCAATCTTTGATCGTTCTCCATTGTCTGATCCATTAACGTTCTCCAAGTCCTTATCATGAAGCGTCCTTCCCGGAGAAAGAGTTTCTTCCACATTCAACATTGATTCCATTGATGATACGCCCATAGATTTCTCATCgtgttttttcaattctttatcCTCTTTTGATTGGGCATCTTTAATCGATTCGGAGTTCTCTTTGGCGACTGTTTTCACGGATATCTGTTTTGTCAAAGTCTCGCCTTCTTCCTTACCTGTTAGATCTGCGATTTTATCCTTTAAACTACTCGCAGCTTCGCATATCTCTGAGTGTCTCGTTTTTGATTCTTCATTATCCGATAAGGTTTGTTTCGGAACAGTTTTTGTGTTCTCCTCTTGTTTCGAATTATCGGAAATggattttccattttcttcgTCCATGGTAATAGAATGTTGAGAAAGGTCTTTTTGATCCGAAACAGATTGCTTATCGgatttttcttcatctttaGAACTGTTGCTCTTCTTATTGACGCTTTCTTCAATAGCATTAAGTTCGATACTTAAATAGGATAATTCATCAGATATTTTATCCTCGTCCGTTTTTTGCTTTTCGTGCTCGGTGCTCGGTGTTACGTTCTCGGATGTATCTAACCTGTCTGAAAGATTACTATAGCCAGTGTCAGGCAaacattgatttatattaaatatgttcacaaattttgtatcttttttgcaATACCCGATCATTATTTAGTCTACCTTACCTTGTATCTTATCATTCGTTTTCTTGGCTTTCTCATCTTCATCTTGGATCTCTTCAGTAATTTCGGAATTTTCTTGCGTCACTTTCGGTACGCTTTCTCCAGAGACGTCTTGCCTATCCATTTTATACGACGATGctgtttcatttttatcggAAGTAGTAATATCTCTCGAAATTTCCTTCGTCGTCTCTGTCTCTATcgtttccttttttaaaacatcttgATAGCTAATCTCCCTTGCTGTATCCAATGTTAATTTTGGGGTATCGGGCATTTGATCCTTGTGAACCATCGCAGTGACAATTACTTGCTCAACAGTTTCTTGACTGGTGCTATCCGTGGCATCTCTACGATATCGAGATTCTATTATTCTCTCATCTACTTCATCCTTTTCGAATGTTGTTCCCGAAGTACGCACCGGCTCTCTTATCGCtgcgcatttttcttttttatcggaCGATTCATTTCGAGCCACtatattttcatcaatatcGGATTTTTTTGATCGGCCGGGTCTGGATGTCTTCTTGGAGCTACGTTTGTGCATTTTAGTCAGTTTTGTCTCTTTTGTGCATTCTCTAGGAGTCTTTGATTTTCTTCCGGATACCatcttttcacattttttttctagtgaTTTTTTCACTACGATCACCTCTAAGCTATCGTCGCTTACACTGCGATCGTCATCATTGTCCTCTTTTTTCGAGCTATCTTTGGCTGTTGTTTCATTGGAACTCTTACTCTTGTTCTTTCTTGTTTTCTGTTGCACTTTTGCGCGTTGCCGCTGTACAGTTGCTTCAGTTTCATCATTATCGTGAGAATAGTCGCAGCTATCAGATTCGATTGATGAATCTGAATATTCGTGTTTGTGACTCATCGATATTCTTCTGCTTCGTTTTCTTCGCAGATTGCGCCCGCTGTTGCCATTATCATAtctatcgatatttaataacaatttaaataaatttggtaCTTTATGACAATGCAatacgattttaattaatcaagaaggtttaaaaagcatatatctttctatctctatttttttctttctctttttatttatttttttatcgttggaactcattaaaaaattaatttgtattaattcgacattctaaaaaatgttgatttaataaatttaaattattgaaaatttttatgtaataacttgtaaatgaaaaaaaaagagtttgttatataatattatataatattatgaattctccttgtattattttgcattgtataagatattatttgcattgttTTACCGCGCGGATTCGCTTCTAGCTCTTCTCTCATCTTTTTTCGTGGATGTCTTCGATAATCGCACTTCCTCTTCGCTAAAACTTCGACTATCTCGACGAGCAAGCTTCTTCAAATTACTTTTTCGCCGCGTTCTCCTTTCTATCCATCGTTCCTCGTAATAAAGCTCAGGGTGTCTGTGCCTTCTGCGATCTTTTCTGCAAGGACTACTATCGCTCGCGGAGCTACTCCCATCATGTTTCATTCGAAACTTTGCTGTGAAAACtaaaattgtttcaataacttattttgttacaaaaagcaataatatattactatcgtacatatttttttttataacgtacaaataaaatatcaatctttaattatctttaaatggtgaaactttaacattaataaagtcatatatacataaatatacacttcgtaaaaatatttaatatataatacatttcgcaatttatattattattttgtgtgaATTGCTTCTCAGTCAAATTTATCTAACATCTTTACATTATACCTAATCTGACCTTTGTTCGGTGCAGTTTTATGTGTCCTCAATTGCTGAGCCGTACTGCCACCGTGCATCTGAATCAATTTTGCGCAATCTCGATGCCCTCTGTAGAGGGCCGCGTCCAATGGAGTCATCGAGTTGCCTTTGCTAGTTCTAAGAACAGCGTTGATTCTCGCACCGTGATCTAAAAGAATCTTGCACGCATCCAAATAGCCGTGCAAGGCTGCGACGTGGAGAGGTGTTTTGCCGTCGGGCGTAGCGACGTCCAATGTGCTTGGTCTTTTCTTCGCTAGCCACTTTATCAGCTCAATTCTACCGGATGCGACAGCCTCGTGGCCGATGCCTGTACCTCGTACGGTTCTAGCGTGAAGCGAACCACCGTGTTGACTTAAAATCTTCAAGGTTTCCAATTGGCCCTTAGCCGCGGCGCAAAGCGCCGGTCTAAAAAATGGcgttaaattttctttgaaactgaaactttttattagaGTCGAAATATACAGCGAATCGATAAAATTCGACTACAATAGATACAAATTATAGAtggatatttagaaaaaagtatATCAAAAAGACTGATtgtgcgaataaaaattatccgtAACTTTTTGTAATCTTACGTTCTACCCTTTCGATCTTGACGATTGGGATCTGCACCGAGTTTAAGAATAAGTGCAGTGGCATCAGCGTGACCCAACGTGGCGGCGTAATGTAACGCGGAGCAACCGTTGTCGTCCACGTGGTCGGGATGAGATCCGCACAAATTGACCAATGTTTCCACGCATCTTGCGTGACCTCGGGAAGCCGCGCAATGAAGCGCTGTCAATCCATCTTTGTCCGAAGTACCCGCAGCCGCCGAACCTCCAGCTCTGAATCGTTGAaggattaataaatacatatgccTTAATGCTCTCATTATCGCTTATGATCGAGGATCCAAAATGGTATAATTTCGCAGGGAaagttgaatttaaatttttttacaatttctataAAGATTTGTGATAGATTGATCCGTGtcggaaaattaaaacaattttaacaaCCAGTCACCTTGCCAGAGCTAATACGGCCTCCACACTGCCCGCGCTTGCCGCCCATAAGATAGGCTGTCGTCCGTCTTCGTCCTTCGCATTTACATCCGCACCGAATTCTAAGAGCGTTTGCAGAACCTTTAAACCAATTTTTTTGGGAACCGCGAGCTCGGTTGTGGCGGCCGCACCGCAGCATTGGGCGGCGTAATGAAGCGGAGAACCACCACGTAAATCAGGAGTGGATGGTCGTGCACCAGCTGCCAAAACTAATCGAACGCACTCTGCTTCTCCGCAgactgaaaattatttttacatctcttattattataattttttttagatattttattttgcgaaagAAGAGAGGGTATAATACAGGCTGTTTCTCGTCAAGGATTCCCTCTTTAAGCGTCCTTTCTTTAAATTGCGGGCAATCttgatatcaattttctttcatatatcacaaaccaaattaaaattttatgaaaataaattttatttaaaataactatcAGATTTGTTTGAGCGCATTATTTCGAACCTATATTCTTACGCAAACCCGATGCAAATATCTGGAACACTGTGTTCCCTTTTTGGAAGGTCAAATTGTCCGCGGTCATACATTAAATTCCCTTAAGAGCTGGGTGACGGGTGAAAATGTAGAGCGCATATCGTTCCTTCTGATCTTCGGAGAGATGATGGCGTGTAGTGGTCAAGTAAGGTCAGTAGGTCGCCCCGGATGACGTCACTTTGGTCTGCTAATAACGATCACGCGAGAGCACGTATTATCGCGATCATTTAAGCGAATTGATTATATAGTTACATCTCAagttacttatataattaaaaacttataaatgtaCATGTGAAAAcgttttttcattcaaaaaattttgacggATCTAAAATAATGCATCTCTGTAATatgataatcaaaaattaaaaaaaaaattaaattattttcatgcttttaacagatttttaaagagatcaaaatttaatgtaataagataaaattccGACATGATTTCTCACAGTATAatacaagaataaatataGTCATCTATTATCTTGGAGAATAAATATTCGCTACATAGCACCAAACTAATCTACCGACCTGATGCGAGATCTCGCGATTATGTGTgagaatttttctaatttatttctctagtTTAGATATATCAGATACAAGTAAGAGAAGTACCGGTAGCCCAATGAAGAACGCTGTGCCCTTCGAGATCCTTGGCGTTGACATCGGCACCGTTCGCTAAAAGAACCGCGACCAGCTGAGTATCGCCGGCGATGACCGCTAGATGAAGTGGCGTGTGACCTTCGGCGTCCGGGGCGTTCACCAATTCCGGTGCCGCCGCGGCCACCGCACCACCGGTTCCCGCGTCCATGCAATAATGGAGAGCGTTTCTTAACGTGCGATCTCTGTAAGCGATTGTTTCTCCCTGTTCTTTTAGTAATCTCAACACCCTCGCTCTGTCACCCTGTTGACAGGCGTGCATCAAAGGCGTAGCACCAATGTGTAGCACTCTGAAACAGAGAGACGGATCACTAAGTATTATTCCATTATTCCATTTGCAGCAATCGTTTAAATTTTGTGTGGAATATCCTCTCCATCAACTAGATTGATTTCCAGGCAAAAATAGAGAGGAAAATTAAAACGGTTCGGAATTAATATCGAGCGGTGTGGTCAACACATTCCCACATTTACCTGTAAGGTCTTTTCTTGCGATGATCCTGATGCGACGCAACGCAGGGCCTGGGATCCTGCGATGTACCGGTAACCGATCTGTCCTTGGTACGATGATTCGGACACGATGTCAGCGGAGGCAAGGACACGTCGGCCACACGTTCTGTTTTCTTCTGAGGTTGAGATTTCTCCTGCGGCTTCAACGGGATCGGCGGTGTCTTGGTGTCCATGCCCGTCTATGACGCCTACCCGCGACTACGCCGACTGATCGGGCGAAGGCATGTTCGAACCTCTTGACGAACCAAATTCATCACGTCAAAGAGGATGCCCGGTCCTTCTACCCCGAGTAAAGTAGTAATTAAAAGGAAATTCaagttgtaaatatttattacaaaatgatgTACAAAATGATAC is a window of Cataglyphis hispanica isolate Lineage 1 chromosome 4, ULB_Chis1_1.0, whole genome shotgun sequence DNA encoding:
- the LOC126849295 gene encoding ankycorbin isoform X1 — encoded protein: MDTKTPPIPLKPQEKSQPQKKTERVADVSLPPLTSCPNHRTKDRSVTGTSQDPRPCVASHQDHRKKRPYRVLHIGATPLMHACQQGDRARVLRLLKEQGETIAYRDRTLRNALHYCMDAGTGGAVAAAAPELVNAPDAEGHTPLHLAVIAGDTQLVAVLLANGADVNAKDLEGHSVLHWATVCGEAECVRLVLAAGARPSTPDLRGGSPLHYAAQCCGAAATTELAVPKKIGLKVLQTLLEFGADVNAKDEDGRQPILWAASAGSVEAVLALARAGGSAAAGTSDKDGLTALHCAASRGHARCVETLVNLCGSHPDHVDDNGCSALHYAATLGHADATALILKLGADPNRQDRKGRTPALCAAAKGQLETLKILSQHGGSLHARTVRGTGIGHEAVASGRIELIKWLAKKRPSTLDVATPDGKTPLHVAALHGYLDACKILLDHGARINAVLRTSKGNSMTPLDAALYRGHRDCAKLIQMHGGSTAQQLRTHKTAPNKVFTAKFRMKHDGSSSASDSSPCRKDRRRHRHPELYYEERWIERRTRRKSNLKKLARRDSRSFSEEEVRLSKTSTKKDERRARSESARYDNGNSGRNLRRKRSRRISMSHKHEYSDSSIESDSCDYSHDNDETEATVQRQRAKVQQKTRKNKSKSSNETTAKDSSKKEDNDDDRSVSDDSLEVIVVKKSLEKKCEKMVSGRKSKTPRECTKETKLTKMHKRSSKKTSRPGRSKKSDIDENIVARNESSDKKEKCAAIREPVRTSGTTFEKDEVDERIIESRYRRDATDSTSQETVEQVIVTAMVHKDQMPDTPKLTLDTAREISYQDVLKKETIETETTKEISRDITTSDKNETASSYKMDRQDVSGESVPKVTQENSEITEEIQDEDEKAKKTNDKIQDRLDTSENVTPSTEHEKQKTDEDKISDELSYLSIELNAIEESVNKKSNSSKDEEKSDKQSVSDQKDLSQHSITMDEENGKSISDNSKQEENTKTVPKQTLSDNEESKTRHSEICEAASSLKDKIADLTGKEEGETLTKQISVKTVAKENSESIKDAQSKEDKELKKHDEKSMGVSSMESMLNVEETLSPGRTLHDKDLENVNGSDNGERSKIETNQGGKDSHSIDDSCSSSPKSLKLVKTKRSRPSTGRNARTGRSSSNTLTKKHLFGSSEECSPHQRAIVAVIDSPEWDEDEAVEQEIRQALGEDTLERDTEHEEDNEIGVMRVLPSTSEEETLSMTLGTSRTARIDSLPQIQSTTSNRLVRIENSDHGHRERFWRKQRRDSGGRDSGIEPSPRVSRIPRRRNAKCCPNTEKQQTLNMETITRDVQISLRRYYLERKIFFQLMELKRLQIRHGRANEHVLVKRQVEAFNRSGMSGPTLGVAKYDQPLTFRQFEAFLYEQLRRLQGRPTTPDFCTEAKQCTQKTHRCHHATSAYTSIPVYTYLGGDGPDRTEHLPKIESRGRGHMTVEVTHGEEKQVIALPTEKLDRTKKYFVTFTVRGETQDDEKSKSSCTIRRNAKSV
- the LOC126849295 gene encoding ankycorbin isoform X2 encodes the protein MDTKTPPIPLKPQEKSQPQKKTERVADVSLPPLTSCPNHRTKDRSVTGTSQDPRPCVASHQDHRKKRPYRVLHIGATPLMHACQQGDRARVLRLLKEQGETIAYRDRTLRNALHYCMDAGTGGAVAAAAPELVNAPDAEGHTPLHLAVIAGDTQLVAVLLANGADVNAKDLEGHSVLHWATVCGEAECVRLVLAAGARPSTPDLRGGSPLHYAAQCCGAAATTELAVPKKIGLKVLQTLLEFGADVNAKDEDGRQPILWAASAGSVEAVLALARAGGSAAAGTSDKDGLTALHCAASRGHARCVETLVNLCGSHPDHVDDNGCSALHYAATLGHADATALILKLGADPNRQDRKGRTPALCAAAKGQLETLKILSQHGGSLHARTVRGTGIGHEAVASGRIELIKWLAKKRPSTLDVATPDGKTPLHVAALHGYLDACKILLDHGARINAVLRTSKGNSMTPLDAALYRGHRDCAKLIQMHGGSTAQQLRTHKTAPNKAKFRMKHDGSSSASDSSPCRKDRRRHRHPELYYEERWIERRTRRKSNLKKLARRDSRSFSEEEVRLSKTSTKKDERRARSESARYDNGNSGRNLRRKRSRRISMSHKHEYSDSSIESDSCDYSHDNDETEATVQRQRAKVQQKTRKNKSKSSNETTAKDSSKKEDNDDDRSVSDDSLEVIVVKKSLEKKCEKMVSGRKSKTPRECTKETKLTKMHKRSSKKTSRPGRSKKSDIDENIVARNESSDKKEKCAAIREPVRTSGTTFEKDEVDERIIESRYRRDATDSTSQETVEQVIVTAMVHKDQMPDTPKLTLDTAREISYQDVLKKETIETETTKEISRDITTSDKNETASSYKMDRQDVSGESVPKVTQENSEITEEIQDEDEKAKKTNDKIQDRLDTSENVTPSTEHEKQKTDEDKISDELSYLSIELNAIEESVNKKSNSSKDEEKSDKQSVSDQKDLSQHSITMDEENGKSISDNSKQEENTKTVPKQTLSDNEESKTRHSEICEAASSLKDKIADLTGKEEGETLTKQISVKTVAKENSESIKDAQSKEDKELKKHDEKSMGVSSMESMLNVEETLSPGRTLHDKDLENVNGSDNGERSKIETNQGGKDSHSIDDSCSSSPKSLKLVKTKRSRPSTGRNARTGRSSSNTLTKKHLFGSSEECSPHQRAIVAVIDSPEWDEDEAVEQEIRQALGEDTLERDTEHEEDNEIGVMRVLPSTSEEETLSMTLGTSRTARIDSLPQIQSTTSNRLVRIENSDHGHRERFWRKQRRDSGGRDSGIEPSPRVSRIPRRRNAKCCPNTEKQQTLNMETITRDVQISLRRYYLERKIFFQLMELKRLQIRHGRANEHVLVKRQVEAFNRSGMSGPTLGVAKYDQPLTFRQFEAFLYEQLRRLQGRPTTPDFCTEAKQCTQKTHRCHHATSAYTSIPVYTYLGGDGPDRTEHLPKIESRGRGHMTVEVTHGEEKQVIALPTEKLDRTKKYFVTFTVRGETQDDEKSKSSCTIRRNAKSV